A genome region from Pseudoalteromonas tetraodonis includes the following:
- a CDS encoding hemolysin family protein — protein MTLLIVYMVTAIVISFLCSVMEAVLLSISPSYVALLRKERPVLAKQLEKLKSNIDQPLAAILTLNTVAHTAGAAGVGAQAAVVFSDAAVGIASAIMTLLVLVLSEIIPKTLGANYWRALTPSVTYGLRILVLVLKPFVWAAQKLTNLMGQKHNEAYYIRQEIEAMADIGSESGALHADESEIIRNLLHFRHAKLTDLMTPRTVIFKIHKDLTVNQYLSEHGSSSFSRVLIYDKDADDIIGFVHKNDIMLAYHRLGTDYKISKLVKPIYTVPSTQNVSSLLQTLLTQRTHICLVIDEYGDVQGIVTLEDMIEALMGLEIVDERDQSTNMRAVAKQRWHQRLADSEHIVSADDNESR, from the coding sequence GTGACACTATTAATCGTTTACATGGTTACAGCGATTGTGATTTCGTTTCTATGTTCTGTCATGGAAGCGGTGCTATTGAGCATTTCACCTAGTTATGTTGCGCTGCTTCGTAAAGAGCGGCCAGTACTGGCTAAGCAACTAGAGAAGCTAAAAAGTAATATCGATCAGCCATTAGCGGCTATTTTAACACTTAATACTGTTGCACATACTGCTGGTGCTGCGGGCGTGGGCGCACAGGCTGCCGTGGTGTTTTCAGATGCGGCTGTGGGGATTGCGTCTGCGATTATGACTTTATTGGTACTGGTGTTATCTGAAATTATTCCTAAAACGCTGGGGGCTAATTATTGGCGTGCTTTAACGCCTAGTGTGACTTATGGTTTACGTATTTTGGTACTAGTCCTTAAGCCTTTTGTTTGGGCAGCACAAAAGCTAACTAATTTGATGGGTCAAAAGCATAATGAGGCCTATTATATTCGCCAAGAAATAGAAGCAATGGCCGACATTGGTAGTGAGTCTGGGGCGCTTCATGCTGATGAATCAGAAATCATTCGTAACTTGCTGCACTTTAGGCATGCAAAACTAACCGATTTAATGACACCGCGTACGGTCATTTTTAAAATCCATAAAGATCTTACCGTTAATCAATACTTGAGTGAACACGGTTCGTCGTCATTCTCTCGAGTGCTAATTTATGACAAAGACGCTGACGATATCATAGGCTTTGTACATAAAAACGATATTATGTTGGCATATCATCGGTTAGGCACAGATTACAAAATTAGTAAGTTAGTTAAACCTATCTATACGGTACCGAGTACCCAAAATGTATCGTCGCTATTACAAACATTGCTCACCCAACGTACCCACATTTGCTTAGTGATTGACGAATACGGTGATGTGCAAGGAATTGTAACGCTCGAGGATATGATAGAAGCGTTAATGGGCTTAGAAATTGTTGATGAGCGAGATCAATCAACCAATATGCGCGCCGTAGCAAAGCAGCGTTGGCACCAGCGTTTAGCTGATAGTGAGCATATCGTCAGCGCCGACGATAATGAATCTCGTTAG
- a CDS encoding EAL domain-containing response regulator has protein sequence MHTKLPNILVVDDSKAILIVMKAIFNELEMSQSTTTCLNPVKALEKVKADINYFDAIFTDLNMPEMDGMELIRNLGEIGYCGAIVIISEMDPKIISLAADLAKQHNVHLIGNLSKPVQLNQVNTLLTKIAQLNSHTLVKERPITKEKLINALKNNEITPYYQPKININTNQIQSVEVLARIVSSKDERVILPSRFISLAEQCDLINDITFTLFEKACGDIKQLKEQLGTNLKLSFNLSPCQLDDLNSPNKLLQLLQKHDVLPSDVVLEITEQHALSSYTQLETLNRLRIFGFGISLDDFGTGFTNINQLKQLPFTEVKIDRSFISHIETDKFSQVVVSSLINMTTQEQLELVAEGVERPEELAYLKHYQTNLAIQGFLFSCPKAKAEFISWAQHWIKTAAKTKNS, from the coding sequence ATGCACACAAAATTACCAAACATACTCGTTGTCGATGACTCAAAAGCCATTTTGATTGTCATGAAAGCTATTTTTAATGAACTCGAAATGTCGCAATCCACAACCACCTGTTTAAACCCTGTTAAAGCACTTGAAAAAGTAAAAGCTGATATAAACTATTTTGATGCCATATTTACCGATCTTAATATGCCAGAAATGGATGGCATGGAGCTGATCCGTAACTTAGGTGAAATAGGCTATTGCGGTGCAATTGTTATTATTTCTGAAATGGACCCTAAAATAATCAGCCTAGCCGCTGACCTCGCTAAACAGCACAATGTGCATTTAATTGGCAACCTATCTAAGCCTGTGCAACTCAATCAGGTAAATACGTTACTTACCAAAATAGCGCAGTTAAACAGCCACACACTTGTAAAAGAGCGCCCAATCACTAAAGAAAAACTAATTAACGCATTAAAAAATAATGAAATAACACCTTACTATCAACCTAAAATAAATATAAACACCAATCAAATACAAAGTGTTGAAGTGCTGGCTCGCATTGTATCAAGTAAAGACGAACGAGTTATTTTACCAAGCCGTTTTATCAGCCTGGCTGAGCAATGCGATTTAATCAATGACATTACGTTTACGCTATTTGAAAAAGCCTGTGGTGACATCAAGCAACTAAAAGAGCAGCTGGGTACAAATTTGAAATTGTCATTTAACTTATCGCCGTGTCAGTTAGATGATTTAAACAGCCCCAATAAGTTATTACAGCTTCTACAAAAACATGATGTTTTACCCAGTGATGTGGTGCTTGAAATAACCGAGCAGCATGCCCTTTCAAGCTACACTCAACTCGAAACCTTAAATAGATTAAGAATATTCGGCTTTGGTATTTCACTCGATGACTTTGGCACTGGTTTTACTAATATTAACCAACTGAAACAGCTGCCATTTACAGAAGTAAAAATAGATCGCTCTTTTATTAGCCACATAGAAACCGATAAGTTTTCTCAAGTGGTAGTCAGTTCACTAATTAATATGACAACCCAAGAGCAGCTTGAATTAGTGGCCGAAGGGGTTGAGCGCCCCGAAGAGCTGGCCTACCTCAAGCATTATCAAACAAATTTAGCTATACAGGGCTTTTTATTTAGTTGCCCAAAAGCAAAAGCTGAATTTATCTCGTGGGCCCAACACTGGATAAAAACAGCTGCTAAAACAAAAAACAGCTAA
- a CDS encoding metalloprotease, with protein sequence MIKIDLNLAEQPFTLMLDKQQIVKIFHDQQAIAFENPRENYVEFMLDEQLIGIDSSDVNQQSIALFVDNQFATQLALPVAAQGESKKGFLGLAALGFKLFKSAKVVKVALASASVAGYAWLFTIEFALMLIACLVVHEYGHVRAMKYFGIKTKGIYLIPFVGGLAVSDDKITTRWQDVVISLMGPAFGLFTSVLGVVLYYATEMEIFAGVAVLSALLNLFNLLPILPLDGGHVLKSISFSMRSWVGLSVCLLGVLFGLWLSYTFGLMLLVFFLFVGALEIVFEWRGRHYSHLLPLDKYGQGFSAVMYALVVAGHVAVMMHFADSENAILSLPMKILSS encoded by the coding sequence ATGATAAAAATCGATCTGAATCTAGCCGAACAACCGTTTACGCTTATGCTAGATAAGCAACAAATTGTAAAAATATTTCATGATCAGCAAGCGATTGCATTTGAAAATCCACGTGAAAACTATGTTGAGTTTATGCTTGATGAGCAGCTAATTGGTATTGATAGCAGTGACGTTAACCAACAGAGTATTGCGCTATTTGTAGATAATCAGTTTGCCACTCAGCTGGCTTTACCTGTGGCGGCGCAAGGCGAATCTAAAAAAGGCTTTTTGGGACTTGCGGCGCTAGGCTTTAAGTTATTTAAAAGTGCTAAGGTTGTTAAAGTGGCGCTAGCGAGCGCATCGGTGGCCGGTTATGCTTGGCTGTTTACCATTGAATTTGCGTTAATGCTGATTGCTTGCCTGGTGGTACATGAATATGGCCACGTACGAGCTATGAAGTATTTTGGGATAAAAACCAAAGGCATTTATTTAATTCCTTTTGTAGGCGGGTTAGCCGTTAGCGACGATAAAATAACTACGCGCTGGCAAGATGTGGTGATCTCACTAATGGGCCCTGCCTTTGGTTTGTTTACCTCAGTGTTAGGCGTGGTGCTTTATTACGCCACAGAAATGGAAATATTTGCAGGCGTTGCGGTACTTAGTGCACTGCTTAACTTATTTAACTTACTGCCTATTTTACCGCTTGATGGCGGACATGTTTTAAAAAGTATTAGCTTTTCAATGCGTTCATGGGTGGGGCTGAGTGTATGTTTATTGGGTGTGTTATTTGGCTTATGGCTTAGCTATACGTTTGGCTTAATGTTGCTGGTGTTCTTTTTGTTTGTTGGCGCACTGGAAATTGTATTTGAATGGCGCGGCCGTCATTACTCGCATTTATTGCCGCTTGATAAATATGGCCAAGGCTTTTCAGCGGTCATGTATGCGCTGGTGGTTGCTGGCCATGTAGCAGTGATGATGCACTTTGCTGACTCTGAAAACGCGATATTAAGCTTGCCAATGAAGATTTTATCGAGCTAA